From the genome of Tindallia californiensis, one region includes:
- the nhaC gene encoding Na+/H+ antiporter NhaC: MLESKEPKKANLGQALFVIVFLIAVLFVSLVLMGADPHVPLIIATIAAGLIGIVSLGFKWSDLEEAMIQSISMAMQAVLILMVIGSVIGTWILSGTVPSMIYYGLQILSPGIFLVATAIICSVVSISTGSSWTTAGTVGIALLGVGIGLGIPIGMVAGAIVSGAYFGDKLSPLSDTTNLAPAMAGATLFDHIRSMIWTTIPAFIISIILYGILGSRYAGQELNAEEINMMLSAIGDNFMISPMLFIPPIVVIIIVIKKVPALPGLLSGVILGGIFAAIFQGASLGDVIEAAHYGFSMDSGYEVVDSLLSRGGLDGMMWTISLILIALCFGGILEKTGMLHAIGDFILRFAKGTGSLVAATVLTCFAVNFLAGEQYIALVIPGRMYRDTYKEKGIHPKILSRALEGGGTITSALIPWNTCGVFMWGTLGVHPFVYAPYAFLNLITPIVNIVYGFTGWTIEKCDDNEEATEVE; the protein is encoded by the coding sequence GTGTTAGAGAGTAAAGAACCTAAAAAGGCAAATTTGGGACAAGCGTTGTTTGTAATTGTATTCTTAATAGCTGTTTTGTTTGTGTCTTTGGTTTTGATGGGAGCCGATCCACATGTGCCATTAATTATTGCAACGATCGCTGCTGGATTAATTGGTATTGTATCTTTGGGATTCAAATGGTCTGATTTAGAAGAGGCGATGATTCAATCTATTAGTATGGCAATGCAAGCTGTTCTAATCCTCATGGTTATTGGATCAGTGATAGGAACTTGGATTTTGAGTGGTACGGTACCCAGTATGATTTATTATGGATTGCAAATATTATCGCCAGGAATATTTCTGGTAGCAACTGCTATTATTTGTTCAGTTGTTTCTATTTCAACAGGGAGTTCATGGACAACAGCTGGAACTGTTGGTATTGCATTATTAGGAGTTGGGATTGGCCTAGGAATTCCCATAGGCATGGTAGCTGGTGCGATTGTTTCAGGTGCTTACTTTGGTGACAAATTATCACCTCTGTCAGATACCACCAATCTGGCGCCGGCAATGGCTGGAGCAACCTTGTTTGACCATATTAGAAGCATGATATGGACAACCATACCGGCTTTTATTATTTCTATTATTTTGTATGGAATTCTTGGAAGTCGATATGCTGGACAGGAACTAAATGCAGAAGAGATTAATATGATGTTAAGTGCCATAGGTGATAACTTCATGATTAGTCCAATGCTATTTATTCCACCGATTGTTGTTATTATTATTGTTATTAAAAAAGTACCGGCTTTGCCTGGTTTGTTAAGTGGTGTGATTCTTGGTGGTATTTTTGCAGCAATCTTCCAGGGAGCGAGTCTGGGAGATGTTATTGAAGCGGCTCATTACGGCTTTTCGATGGACAGTGGATATGAAGTGGTTGATAGTTTATTGAGTCGTGGTGGGTTAGATGGTATGATGTGGACCATTTCCCTTATTCTTATTGCTCTTTGTTTTGGGGGGATTTTAGAAAAAACCGGAATGCTTCATGCTATTGGAGATTTTATCCTAAGGTTTGCCAAAGGAACAGGATCTCTTGTTGCAGCCACTGTACTAACATGTTTTGCTGTTAACTTTCTTGCTGGTGAGCAATATATTGCATTGGTTATTCCAGGTCGAATGTATCGTGACACCTATAAAGAAAAAGGAATTCATCCCAAAATCCTATCAAGAGCCTTAGAAGGTGGCGGAACCATCACTTCGGCATTAATTCCTTGGAATACTTGTGGTGTGTTCATGTGGGGAACCTTAGGGGTACATCCTTTTGTATATGCGCCTTATGCGTTCTTAAATTTGATCACTCCGATTGTTAATATTGTATATGGATTTACTGGGTGGACGATAGAGAAATGTGATGACAATGAAGAGGCAACAGAAGTCGAGTAA
- the rnhA gene encoding ribonuclease HI — protein MKKVEIYTDGGALGNPGKGGYGAILVYGEHRKEIAGGYQHTTNNRMEMMACIKALETLKEPCEVDIFSDSKYLVDSVMKGWAKRWQANNWKRNKKDKAENSDLWKTLLELLEKHKVTFHWVKGHNGHPENERCDEMVKEAADKENLPIDAGYQK, from the coding sequence ATGAAAAAAGTAGAAATATATACAGATGGAGGCGCTTTGGGAAACCCGGGAAAGGGTGGTTATGGAGCCATATTAGTTTATGGAGAACACCGAAAGGAAATCGCTGGAGGATATCAGCATACCACTAATAACCGTATGGAAATGATGGCCTGTATAAAAGCATTGGAAACCCTGAAAGAACCTTGTGAAGTTGATATTTTTAGCGATTCAAAGTATTTAGTAGACAGTGTGATGAAAGGATGGGCAAAACGCTGGCAGGCCAATAATTGGAAAAGAAATAAAAAAGACAAGGCAGAAAATAGCGATCTTTGGAAAACATTATTGGAATTGCTAGAAAAGCATAAAGTGACCTTTCACTGGGTGAAGGGACATAATGGTCATCCGGAAAATGAACGCTGCGATGAAATGGTAAAAGAAGCAGCCGATAAAGAAAACCTGCCGATAGACGCTGGTTACCAGAAATAG
- a CDS encoding threonine ammonia-lyase: MIDLNYLEIEKAHQRINDYIRKTPLERSMYLGSEDQTIFFKLESLQKMKNFKVRGAFNKILSLSKEEKELGVATISSGNHGSSVSYAANLIGISKAVVIVPERTPQSKIEKIQHYGAEVIKIGKDYDDAHTKGMQYIKDRKMTYVDSYYSDPQVYAGQGTIAIELLEQNKELDLIVVPIGGGSLITGIAVAAKAIKPDIKIIGVQTEACPAMVRSLKDGVCYEKYPTKPSLCDALVGGVGKLSYQLLPTCVDELLLVSEEGIGKAVSMMAKKEKLIIEAGSATTVAAVMEHGDKWKEKNIALIISGANIDGEVLTELMQQY, encoded by the coding sequence ATGATAGACTTGAATTATTTGGAGATAGAAAAAGCTCATCAGCGAATTAATGATTATATACGAAAAACGCCTTTAGAAAGATCGATGTATCTGGGAAGCGAGGATCAAACCATTTTTTTCAAGCTTGAATCCTTGCAAAAAATGAAAAATTTTAAGGTGCGTGGAGCTTTTAATAAGATCTTAAGCTTATCAAAGGAAGAAAAAGAGCTGGGAGTTGCCACTATATCATCAGGGAATCATGGGAGTTCAGTTAGCTATGCGGCAAACTTGATTGGAATCAGCAAAGCAGTTGTGATAGTTCCGGAAAGAACACCACAAAGTAAGATTGAGAAGATTCAACATTATGGAGCTGAAGTCATCAAAATAGGCAAAGATTATGATGATGCTCATACGAAGGGAATGCAATATATTAAAGATAGGAAGATGACGTATGTAGATTCCTATTACTCGGACCCACAGGTGTATGCGGGACAAGGTACTATTGCGATTGAATTATTGGAACAAAATAAGGAACTGGATTTAATAGTAGTGCCGATAGGTGGAGGAAGCTTAATAACGGGTATAGCTGTGGCAGCAAAAGCGATAAAACCTGATATCAAGATAATAGGAGTTCAGACAGAGGCATGCCCGGCAATGGTACGATCATTGAAAGATGGTGTTTGTTATGAAAAATATCCTACTAAGCCTTCGCTATGTGATGCGTTGGTAGGTGGTGTAGGGAAGCTTAGCTATCAGTTGTTGCCTACCTGTGTAGATGAGTTGTTGCTAGTGTCAGAAGAAGGTATTGGAAAAGCGGTCAGTATGATGGCAAAAAAAGAAAAATTAATAATAGAAGCAGGTAGTGCAACAACAGTAGCTGCTGTTATGGAACATGGGGATAAATGGAAAGAAAAAAATATTGCACTTATTATATCCGGTGCAAATATTGATGGGGAAGTATTAACCGAATTAATGCAACAGTACTGA
- a CDS encoding response regulator has translation MRILIVEDDLSSRKVMQQFLEPYGRCDIAVDGIEAIDAFLMAWDEEDPYEVIFLDIMMPRLDGNKALKVIRKMEKDKKIPEENKAIIIMTTALNDRKSVNEAFELGCEAYAAKPINREKLTEVMDKLGISKKE, from the coding sequence ATGAGAATTCTTATTGTTGAAGATGATTTAAGTAGTCGTAAAGTCATGCAACAATTTTTAGAGCCCTATGGACGTTGTGATATTGCGGTTGATGGTATTGAGGCTATTGATGCGTTTTTAATGGCTTGGGATGAAGAGGATCCTTATGAAGTGATTTTTCTCGACATTATGATGCCAAGGTTGGATGGAAACAAGGCATTAAAAGTTATCCGTAAGATGGAGAAAGATAAAAAAATACCTGAAGAAAACAAAGCAATTATCATTATGACAACCGCATTAAACGATCGAAAATCGGTCAATGAAGCGTTTGAACTTGGGTGTGAGGCTTATGCCGCAAAGCCGATTAATCGGGAAAAATTAACAGAAGTAATGGATAAACTAGGAATATCCAAGAAAGAATAA
- a CDS encoding MTH1187 family thiamine-binding protein has translation MAIVEATITPLGTASTSISQYVANCHKVLNHYPEIKYQLTPMGTIFEGELSTILQVIEKMHEVPFTSGAQRVSTSIKIDDRRDKQATMSEKLRSVQEKW, from the coding sequence ATGGCCATCGTTGAAGCAACCATTACACCACTGGGTACTGCTTCTACCAGTATAAGTCAATATGTAGCCAATTGTCATAAAGTGCTAAATCATTATCCGGAGATAAAATATCAGTTGACTCCTATGGGAACTATTTTCGAAGGAGAATTATCCACAATTCTCCAAGTGATCGAAAAAATGCATGAGGTTCCTTTTACCAGTGGAGCACAACGTGTTTCTACCTCTATCAAAATTGATGATCGGCGAGATAAACAGGCTACCATGTCAGAAAAACTTCGTTCTGTGCAAGAAAAGTGGTAA
- a CDS encoding methyl-accepting chemotaxis protein, which produces MKKIIGQSALSAFQEVVPFLKMLYPQDAAVFACDRQKYLAFEEAESFKLGIKVGTSLKENSAEEQAMKKKEKVSSNVSRDKAEIPYHAMALPVWDDGNTVIGAVGVCLSLEHYDSYQEISGRFEKAFHEVGKGVKEISASAEHLAEIGEKLSWLSKNAAEAVQKTDEIMKIIGGISNKTKMLGMNASIEAARAGQEGKGFAVVAQEIQKLSNSTQQAASDVASIIKDMADTIESVSRETQETSAISEEQSAFAEEVSSTMDELKDQLESLGELFEILIEGTS; this is translated from the coding sequence ATGAAAAAAATCATTGGTCAAAGTGCGTTGAGTGCATTTCAGGAGGTAGTACCTTTTTTAAAAATGTTATATCCGCAGGATGCAGCTGTTTTTGCGTGTGATCGGCAAAAATATCTAGCTTTTGAAGAAGCTGAAAGCTTTAAGCTTGGAATTAAAGTAGGAACATCCTTAAAAGAAAACAGCGCTGAAGAACAAGCTATGAAGAAAAAAGAAAAAGTATCTAGCAACGTATCGAGGGATAAAGCTGAGATACCTTATCATGCAATGGCATTACCGGTTTGGGATGATGGTAATACAGTGATAGGGGCTGTAGGTGTTTGTTTATCATTAGAGCATTACGATAGTTATCAGGAGATTTCGGGAAGGTTTGAAAAAGCATTTCATGAAGTTGGAAAAGGTGTGAAAGAAATAAGTGCGAGTGCAGAGCATTTGGCTGAAATAGGCGAAAAACTATCTTGGTTATCAAAAAATGCAGCAGAAGCGGTTCAAAAGACAGATGAAATTATGAAAATTATTGGTGGAATATCCAACAAAACAAAAATGCTCGGAATGAATGCATCGATAGAAGCTGCTCGTGCAGGTCAGGAAGGAAAAGGGTTTGCTGTCGTAGCCCAGGAGATACAAAAGCTATCTAATAGTACACAACAAGCTGCTTCTGATGTTGCTAGTATTATTAAAGATATGGCCGATACGATTGAATCTGTAAGCCGAGAAACCCAGGAAACGAGTGCTATTAGTGAAGAACAAAGTGCATTCGCAGAAGAAGTTTCATCTACGATGGATGAATTAAAAGATCAACTAGAATCTTTGGGGGAACTTTTTGAAATCTTAATAGAAGGAACAAGTTGA
- the htpG gene encoding molecular chaperone HtpG — translation MHKKEFQAETKRLLEIVINSIYTNKDIFLRELISNASDAIDKVYYRALTDDAITFNQEDFYITISADKENRQLIIKDTGIGMTQEELENNIGVIAKSGSLAFKQENELKDGYDIIGQFGVGFYAAFMVAEEITVISKAFGNEEAYRWVSKGTDGYSIEPCEKEHYGTDVILSLKPNADEEDYDQYLEEHTLRSLVKKYSDFIRYPIKMNVTRSQKKEGTEDEFEDVIEEQILNSMVPIWKKNKNELTPEDYEQFYFEKRFGFDKPLRHMHINTEGTVSYRAVLFIPEKAPFDFYTREYEKGLELYSSGVLIMEKCAELLPDYFSFVKGVVDSEDLSLNISREMLQHDRQLKVIAKNLKSKIKKELLDLMENAREDYEKFYDSFGRQLKYGVYSDFGTHKDDLQDLLMFHSSKEGKLVSLKDYVSRMPEAQKEIYYAAGDSVSRIEKMPQTELIKDKGYEILYFTEDVDEFAIKMLNEYQEKPFKSVASGDLDLDDEKDKESEEAEKEHESLFSNMKELLSDQIKSVKASKRLKQHPVCLVNEGDISIEMEKVLSSMPNDQEVKADKILEVNMNHEVFQSLKSAYQEDQEKFQLFTELLYQQARMIEGLPVDDPVELSNKICKIMK, via the coding sequence TTGCATAAAAAAGAATTTCAAGCCGAAACAAAAAGACTGTTAGAAATCGTCATTAATTCTATCTATACCAACAAAGATATTTTTTTGAGGGAGCTTATTTCTAACGCAAGTGATGCCATCGACAAGGTATACTATAGGGCGTTAACCGATGATGCTATCACTTTTAATCAGGAAGACTTCTACATTACCATTTCTGCTGATAAGGAAAACCGGCAACTGATTATTAAAGATACTGGCATTGGCATGACTCAAGAAGAACTAGAAAACAATATCGGTGTTATTGCCAAAAGCGGTTCCTTAGCATTTAAGCAAGAAAATGAGTTGAAAGATGGTTACGATATTATTGGCCAGTTTGGTGTCGGTTTTTATGCTGCATTTATGGTAGCCGAAGAAATCACAGTTATCAGTAAAGCCTTTGGAAATGAGGAAGCTTACCGCTGGGTTTCCAAAGGAACGGATGGGTATAGCATTGAACCCTGCGAAAAAGAACATTATGGAACCGATGTAATCCTAAGCCTTAAGCCTAACGCCGATGAAGAAGACTATGATCAGTATTTAGAAGAACATACCCTTCGCTCCCTTGTAAAAAAATATTCTGATTTTATCCGATACCCAATTAAAATGAATGTTACTCGCTCGCAAAAAAAAGAAGGTACCGAAGATGAATTTGAAGATGTTATCGAAGAGCAAATATTAAATAGCATGGTTCCGATTTGGAAGAAAAATAAAAATGAACTGACTCCTGAAGATTATGAACAGTTTTATTTTGAAAAAAGATTTGGATTTGACAAACCTTTACGGCATATGCACATCAATACAGAAGGGACTGTTTCTTATCGAGCCGTTCTGTTTATTCCAGAAAAGGCACCTTTTGATTTTTATACCCGCGAGTATGAAAAAGGGTTAGAATTATATTCCAGCGGTGTTCTTATTATGGAAAAATGTGCTGAATTACTGCCAGATTATTTCAGCTTTGTAAAGGGCGTGGTGGACTCAGAGGATCTTTCCCTGAATATTTCCCGCGAAATGTTACAACATGATCGTCAGCTGAAAGTAATTGCGAAAAACCTTAAAAGTAAAATCAAAAAAGAGTTGTTGGATCTGATGGAAAATGCCAGGGAAGATTATGAAAAGTTTTATGATTCTTTTGGTCGGCAGTTAAAATATGGAGTATATAGCGATTTTGGAACTCATAAAGATGATCTGCAAGATCTACTAATGTTCCATTCCTCTAAAGAGGGCAAACTGGTTTCTCTGAAAGATTATGTTTCCCGTATGCCAGAAGCTCAAAAGGAAATCTATTATGCGGCGGGTGATTCTGTTTCTCGCATCGAAAAAATGCCACAGACAGAGTTAATCAAAGATAAAGGTTACGAAATCCTTTATTTTACAGAAGATGTCGATGAGTTTGCTATAAAAATGCTGAACGAATATCAGGAAAAACCTTTCAAGTCTGTTGCTAGTGGTGACTTAGACCTAGATGATGAAAAAGATAAAGAATCTGAAGAAGCAGAAAAAGAACACGAAAGTCTATTCAGTAATATGAAGGAATTGCTTTCTGATCAAATTAAGAGTGTAAAAGCTTCTAAAAGACTTAAACAGCATCCGGTATGCCTAGTAAACGAAGGGGATATTTCTATTGAAATGGAAAAAGTCTTAAGTTCAATGCCGAATGATCAGGAAGTAAAAGCTGATAAAATATTAGAGGTGAACATGAATCACGAGGTCTTCCAGTCGCTTAAATCCGCTTATCAGGAAGATCAGGAAAAGTTCCAACTCTTTACCGAGCTATTATATCAACAAGCACGAATGATCGAAGGACTTCCTGTAGATGATCCGGTCGAACTGTCCAATAAAATATGTAAAATCATGAAATAG
- a CDS encoding CheR family methyltransferase has translation MLSITEREFYQLAGFIHEHYGIRLKKEKKTLVLGRLGNTITRQGFQNFSEYYQHLQSDKTGKAVFELLDKITTNHTFFMREPQHFAFLKEEVLPWLEKSVADKDLRIWSAGCSKGQEPYTLAMILNDYFGLKIDQWNTDILATDISSAALKSAVQGDYSAEEVQGLPKYWLKKYFLKQQEEKYVVKEALKQQVVFRNFNLMNVSFPFKKKFHVIFCRNVMIYFDTETKKQLIKKFYHQLQPGGYLFIGHSETLGNDKCGFHYIRPATYRRG, from the coding sequence ATGCTCTCAATCACAGAACGAGAATTTTATCAACTAGCTGGGTTTATTCATGAGCATTATGGAATCCGTCTCAAAAAAGAAAAGAAAACCCTGGTACTTGGCAGGCTGGGAAATACCATTACACGCCAGGGTTTTCAAAACTTTTCTGAGTACTATCAGCATTTGCAGTCGGATAAAACAGGGAAAGCTGTTTTTGAACTATTGGATAAAATCACGACAAATCATACGTTTTTTATGCGGGAACCTCAACATTTTGCTTTTTTAAAGGAAGAGGTGCTTCCCTGGTTAGAAAAAAGTGTTGCTGATAAAGATTTAAGAATTTGGAGTGCTGGCTGTTCAAAGGGTCAGGAACCATATACCTTGGCGATGATTCTTAATGATTATTTTGGATTGAAAATCGATCAGTGGAATACAGATATCTTAGCGACAGATATTTCTTCGGCGGCTTTAAAATCAGCAGTACAGGGAGACTACTCTGCGGAAGAAGTTCAAGGATTACCAAAATACTGGCTCAAAAAATACTTTTTAAAGCAACAAGAGGAAAAATATGTAGTAAAAGAAGCATTGAAGCAACAAGTTGTCTTTAGAAATTTTAATTTGATGAACGTCAGTTTTCCTTTTAAAAAGAAATTTCATGTTATTTTTTGTCGCAATGTTATGATATACTTCGATACAGAGACAAAAAAACAACTAATCAAAAAGTTTTATCATCAATTGCAGCCTGGCGGCTACTTGTTTATCGGTCATTCAGAAACGCTGGGGAACGATAAATGTGGGTTTCACTATATTCGTCCGGCTACTTATCGGAGAGGATAA
- a CDS encoding protein-glutamate methylesterase/protein-glutamine glutaminase: MQKTKPIRVLIVDDSMISREVIKKGLTADPGIMVVGTAADPYEAVEMIEKTSPDVLTLDVNMPRMDGITFLKKLMQQHPMPVVVISGSEHSVLKALETGAVDFVKKPDIKTPEDLKAFLEEIVYVIKVATVSKTKPLCKTPVAVEKVIKSPNKKEIELIAMGASTGGTDALMRILKEFPTTAPGVVIVQHMPPTFTRMYAERLDSLCEIEVMEAKTGVSILPGRALIAPGGLQMKVLKNGSGYKVKCYSGEKVSGHCPSVDVLFESVADTVGKKAMGVILTGMGSDGAKGLLNMKKAGAYTIGQDQKSSVVYGMPMVAYNIGAVEKQLPLEEIARHIFRSL; the protein is encoded by the coding sequence GTGCAAAAAACAAAACCAATCAGAGTACTTATCGTTGATGATTCAATGATATCGCGGGAAGTAATAAAAAAAGGATTAACAGCGGATCCGGGTATTATGGTTGTAGGAACAGCGGCAGATCCCTATGAAGCTGTGGAAATGATTGAAAAAACAAGTCCGGATGTATTAACCTTGGATGTAAATATGCCACGAATGGATGGCATTACCTTTCTAAAAAAGCTAATGCAGCAACATCCCATGCCAGTAGTTGTCATTAGTGGATCTGAACATTCTGTATTAAAAGCTTTGGAAACCGGTGCCGTAGACTTTGTGAAAAAGCCGGATATTAAAACACCGGAAGATCTAAAAGCATTTTTAGAAGAAATCGTGTATGTGATCAAGGTGGCTACCGTATCTAAAACAAAACCACTTTGCAAAACACCTGTTGCTGTTGAAAAAGTGATCAAATCACCAAACAAAAAAGAAATAGAGCTTATTGCCATGGGAGCTTCTACAGGTGGAACAGATGCATTGATGAGAATTTTGAAAGAGTTCCCGACTACCGCTCCGGGAGTTGTAATTGTTCAGCATATGCCACCAACTTTTACTCGGATGTATGCCGAAAGGCTGGATAGTTTGTGTGAGATAGAAGTGATGGAAGCTAAGACTGGTGTTTCTATTCTTCCTGGTAGAGCTCTTATTGCTCCGGGAGGTCTACAGATGAAAGTTCTTAAAAATGGTAGTGGGTATAAGGTGAAATGCTATTCTGGAGAAAAAGTAAGTGGACATTGTCCATCTGTAGATGTATTATTTGAATCTGTGGCTGATACGGTTGGGAAAAAAGCGATGGGCGTTATTTTAACAGGCATGGGAAGTGATGGTGCAAAAGGACTCCTGAATATGAAAAAAGCGGGAGCCTATACCATAGGTCAAGACCAAAAAAGTTCTGTGGTGTATGGAATGCCTATGGTTGCGTATAATATTGGAGCGGTGGAAAAACAGTTACCGTTGGAAGAAATAGCCAGACATATTTTTAGGTCTCTTTAA